The Apium graveolens cultivar Ventura chromosome 11, ASM990537v1, whole genome shotgun sequence genome has a window encoding:
- the LOC141698589 gene encoding protein SHORT INTERNODES-like, with protein sequence MRCQDCGNQAKKDCLYMRCRSCCRNRSFQCQTHVKSTWIPVSTRRPRLQDVSPNTKRYRHHLASSSSAHHPLGYGGEFPAEASFPATFRCVRVSCDDSEADQYAYQTSVNIQGHIFKGILYDQGPVQEASSSSAVGIFQQPNLFTTTTTSTYPFDLLTPGTQFFPYPKS encoded by the exons ATGAGGTGCCAAGATTGTGGAAATCAAGCAAAGAAGGACTGTTTATACATGAGGTGCAGGAGTTGCTGCAGGAACCGAAGTTTTCAGTGCCAAACTCATGTCAAGAGCACTTGGATCCCCGTGTCCACCAGGCGTCCAAGACTCCAGGATGTTTCTCCAAATACTAAAAGATATAGACACCATCTTGCTTCTTCTTCTTCCGCTCATCATCCTCTAG GTTATGGAGGGGAGTTTCCGGCAGAAGCGAGTTTTCCGGCAACTTTTCGATGTGTTAGAGTGagctgtgatgatagtgaagcAGATCAGTATGCATACCAAACATCAGTGAATATACAAGGCCATATCTTCAAAGGCATTCTTTATGACCAAGGTCCTGTTCAAGAGGCCTCCTCTTCATCAGCTGTTGGCATTTTTCAACAACCAAATCTTTTCACTACTACTACAACTTCCACTTATCCCTTTGATCTTCTCACTCCTGGTACACAATTCTTCCCCTACCcaaaatcttaa